Proteins encoded by one window of Polaribacter haliotis:
- a CDS encoding RagB/SusD family nutrient uptake outer membrane protein encodes MKNIINKIKFLAILTLVFSIVSCSEDFLEPSPTPDAAISGVDFYKTEEQVLSGIIGIYDAIQGVNDTRSDTNHGIQMEFYVTEMRSDNTRTKSGEGEASQFDFFTVQPTNGLVADHYRSAYNAVFRANKVLENLDVVSAANKAKYEAEARFLRAYTYFNLVRLYGDLPLIDKVITIEDKDTQFTRVPAAQVYEFIIADFKFAIQNLSNGSKNRASKAAAQGLLAKVYLTQNTNYVEAQVLLEDVMKSGFILEPNFEDVFYNEDNKEVIFSIGFISGITQDSQNFSAEFLNGVGRTVGVNYVTNDAKEALDLLGGNRTAVSYRNDFLQTTQNQVAKFLPNGSDGGADGKTFTGFDPRLAGNDWVVLRYADILLMHAEAIMAGGQDTSVGAAINSFQAVRDRAGLTTPVTTITKQELLDERRVELAFENHRLFDLIRLGEAQNVLSTFSAATGGSFSSTDLLLPIPQVEIGLSNGKLSQNPGYN; translated from the coding sequence ATGAAAAATATTATAAACAAAATTAAGTTTTTAGCAATACTAACATTAGTGTTTAGTATCGTGTCTTGTAGTGAGGATTTTTTAGAGCCTTCGCCAACACCAGATGCTGCAATTAGTGGTGTAGATTTTTATAAAACTGAAGAACAAGTTTTATCTGGAATTATAGGAATCTATGATGCAATTCAGGGAGTAAATGATACACGTTCAGATACTAACCATGGAATTCAAATGGAATTTTATGTTACAGAAATGAGAAGCGATAATACAAGAACAAAAAGTGGAGAAGGAGAAGCGTCTCAATTCGATTTCTTTACAGTACAGCCAACAAATGGTTTGGTAGCAGATCATTACAGAAGTGCTTATAATGCTGTTTTCAGAGCAAATAAAGTGTTAGAAAATTTAGATGTAGTCTCTGCAGCTAATAAAGCTAAGTACGAAGCAGAAGCAAGATTTTTAAGAGCTTACACCTATTTTAATCTAGTAAGATTATATGGAGATTTACCTTTAATAGATAAAGTTATAACTATAGAGGATAAAGACACTCAGTTTACAAGAGTTCCAGCAGCCCAAGTTTATGAATTTATTATTGCTGATTTTAAATTTGCAATTCAAAATTTATCTAACGGATCTAAAAATAGAGCGTCGAAGGCAGCAGCTCAAGGTTTATTGGCGAAAGTATATTTAACACAAAATACAAATTATGTAGAAGCACAAGTTTTATTAGAAGATGTAATGAAGAGTGGTTTTATATTAGAACCTAATTTTGAAGACGTTTTTTACAATGAAGATAACAAAGAAGTTATTTTTTCAATAGGATTTATATCTGGTATAACGCAAGATAGTCAAAATTTTTCTGCCGAATTTTTAAACGGAGTTGGAAGAACTGTGGGAGTAAATTATGTAACTAACGACGCTAAAGAAGCGTTAGATTTATTAGGAGGAAACAGAACAGCTGTTTCTTATAGAAACGACTTTTTACAAACGACACAAAATCAAGTTGCTAAATTTTTACCAAATGGATCAGATGGAGGTGCAGATGGTAAAACTTTTACAGGTTTCGATCCAAGATTAGCTGGTAACGATTGGGTTGTTTTAAGATATGCAGACATTTTATTAATGCATGCAGAGGCTATTATGGCAGGAGGACAAGATACTTCTGTTGGAGCAGCAATTAATTCTTTCCAAGCAGTAAGAGATAGAGCTGGTTTAACGACACCTGTAACTACAATTACTAAACAAGAATTATTAGATGAAAGAAGAGTAGAATTAGCTTTTGAAAATCATAGATTATTCGATTTAATTCGTTTAGGAGAAGCACAAAATGTATTATCTACTTTTTCTGCAGCTACTGGAGGAAGTTTTTCCTCAACAGACCTTTTATTACCAATTCCTCAAGTAGAAATAGGATTGAGTAATGGTAAATTATCTCAGAACCCTGGGTATAACTAG
- a CDS encoding PKD domain-containing protein, producing the protein MTLKYKSAYLFAIIAFFTFQSCEILEKYELPEEGSIADATPPQAKFTFKQGEGLGDIWKTYSFSNQSVSATSYVWTFEGGKTSTELEPSNTFPGEGTYTVSLTAKDNLGVESTFTEEITVVEPAAPAVTDPVLVNPDFDKQAKSSGSDCACSGWINKSLGDQGESSSGNGGSNNVLKFDDDESDAIYQEFEVQANADYTITIVTQFKDLKSGGSFPSMLDLRVLAGSGYVSGYSPAYYATGADYPQDGFGYTTIPQVEDAGNNLLAKVIENPNDSGYLTTQYTFNSGANTSVALFMRGIGGDGTDADNKGYPYNNGDEELRIDSVLIEAL; encoded by the coding sequence ATGACTTTAAAATATAAATCAGCGTATTTATTCGCAATCATAGCTTTCTTTACCTTTCAATCTTGTGAGATTTTAGAAAAATATGAACTGCCGGAAGAAGGCTCTATAGCAGATGCAACTCCTCCACAAGCAAAATTCACTTTTAAACAAGGTGAAGGTTTAGGAGATATTTGGAAAACTTACAGCTTTTCAAATCAATCTGTAAGCGCTACAAGCTACGTTTGGACATTCGAAGGTGGTAAAACATCTACAGAATTAGAACCTTCCAATACTTTTCCAGGAGAAGGAACATATACAGTTTCTTTAACAGCTAAAGACAATCTTGGTGTAGAAAGTACTTTTACAGAAGAAATTACTGTTGTAGAACCAGCTGCACCTGCAGTTACGGACCCAGTTTTAGTAAATCCAGATTTCGATAAACAAGCAAAATCTTCAGGTTCAGACTGTGCATGTTCAGGTTGGATAAATAAAAGTTTAGGAGACCAAGGAGAATCTAGCTCTGGAAATGGTGGTTCTAACAATGTTCTTAAATTTGATGATGATGAGTCTGATGCAATTTATCAAGAATTCGAAGTACAAGCAAACGCAGACTATACTATAACAATTGTTACACAATTTAAAGACTTAAAATCTGGAGGTTCTTTTCCTAGTATGTTAGACTTAAGAGTCTTAGCAGGTTCTGGTTATGTGAGTGGTTATTCACCAGCTTATTATGCTACTGGTGCAGATTATCCTCAAGATGGTTTTGGTTACACAACAATTCCACAAGTTGAAGATGCTGGAAATAATCTTTTAGCTAAAGTAATTGAAAATCCAAATGATTCTGGATATCTAACGACTCAATATACATTCAATTCAGGTGCAAATACAAGTGTTGCACTATTTATGAGAGGTATTGGTGGAGATGGAACAGATGCAGAT